In the genome of Nocardioides marmoribigeumensis, one region contains:
- the pntB gene encoding Re/Si-specific NAD(P)(+) transhydrogenase subunit beta, which translates to MTVFSVETAASAAYIVAALLFILALAGLSKHETAKVGNYFGIAGMAVALVATVALAIERDVEVLGLVLLLVATAIGASIGLWRARVVEMTGMPELIALLHSFVGLAAVLVGWNGYLHVERHPGGDEAQVLALQDLLGIHSAEVFIGVFIGAVTFTGSIVANLKLSARIKSSPLVLPGKNLLNLGALGAFAALTVWFVIHPQLWLLVVVTILALALGWHLVASIGGGDMPVVVSMLNSYSGWAAAASGFLLENDLLIITGALVGSSGAYLSYIMCKAMNRSFISVIAGGFGIEAGPASDTDYGEHREVTAQEVAELLGAADSVIITPGYGMAVAQAQHGVAELTRKLRDRGVDVRFGIHPVAGRLPGHMNVLLAEAKVPYDIVLEMDEINDDFDDTAVVLVIGANDTVNPAAMDDPTSPIAGMPVLTVWNADNVIVFKRSMASGYAGVQNPLFFRENSAMLFGDAKDRVEDILHAL; encoded by the coding sequence CTGACTGTGTTCTCCGTCGAGACGGCCGCGTCCGCGGCGTACATCGTCGCCGCGCTGCTGTTCATCCTGGCGCTGGCCGGGCTGTCGAAGCACGAGACCGCCAAGGTGGGCAACTACTTCGGCATCGCCGGCATGGCCGTGGCGCTGGTGGCGACCGTCGCGCTCGCGATCGAGCGTGACGTCGAGGTCCTGGGCCTGGTGCTGCTGCTGGTGGCCACCGCGATCGGCGCCTCCATCGGTCTGTGGCGCGCGCGGGTCGTGGAGATGACCGGCATGCCCGAGCTGATCGCGCTGCTGCACTCGTTCGTGGGCCTGGCCGCCGTCCTGGTGGGCTGGAACGGCTACCTCCACGTCGAGCGTCACCCCGGCGGCGACGAGGCGCAGGTGCTGGCGCTGCAGGACCTGCTCGGCATCCACTCCGCCGAGGTCTTCATCGGCGTCTTCATCGGCGCGGTGACCTTCACCGGCTCGATCGTGGCCAACCTCAAGCTGTCGGCGCGGATCAAGTCCAGCCCGCTGGTGCTGCCGGGCAAGAACCTGCTCAACCTGGGCGCGCTCGGCGCCTTCGCGGCGCTCACCGTGTGGTTCGTGATCCACCCGCAGCTGTGGCTGCTGGTCGTGGTCACGATCCTCGCCCTGGCGCTGGGCTGGCACCTGGTCGCCTCCATCGGCGGCGGTGACATGCCGGTGGTCGTCTCGATGCTGAACTCCTACTCCGGCTGGGCCGCGGCCGCGTCCGGCTTCCTGCTCGAGAACGACCTGCTGATCATCACCGGCGCCCTCGTCGGCTCCTCGGGTGCCTACCTGTCCTACATCATGTGCAAGGCGATGAACCGGTCCTTCATCTCCGTCATCGCCGGCGGCTTCGGCATCGAGGCGGGACCCGCCTCCGACACCGACTACGGCGAGCACCGCGAGGTCACCGCACAGGAGGTCGCCGAGCTCCTCGGCGCCGCGGACTCGGTGATCATCACCCCGGGCTACGGCATGGCTGTCGCCCAGGCCCAGCACGGCGTCGCCGAGCTCACCCGCAAGCTGCGCGACCGCGGAGTCGACGTCCGGTTCGGCATCCACCCCGTCGCCGGGCGCCTGCCCGGGCACATGAACGTGCTGCTCGCCGAGGCCAAGGTCCCCTACGACATCGTCCTGGAGATGGACGAGATCAACGACGACTTCGACGACACCGCCGTCGTCCTCGTGATCGGCGCCAACGACACCGTCAACCCCGCCGCCATGGACGACCCCACCTCCCCGATCGCGGGCATGCCGGTGCTGACCGTCTGGAACGCCGACAACGTCATCGTCTTCAAGCGCTCCATGGCATCCGGCTACGCCGGCGTGCAGAACCCGCTCTTCTTCCGCGAGAACTCGGCCATGCTCTTCGGCGACGCCAAGGACCGCGTGGAGGACATCCTCCACGCGCTCTGA
- a CDS encoding aldehyde dehydrogenase family protein → MTATDQLADYGLSQGALDLLDGGVVGHVIDGEIGQSASGETIPVFDPSSGKQIAVAADGGQAEVDRAVAAARQSFDDGRWRNLTAQQREQKLRRLADLIDQNRRTLGDLDSLDAGILHAYAGFIVDFAVGGVNYYAGWPTKLRGSVPDVANGLNVVVSREPIGVVGIIVPWNGPSAVIAFVAAALAAGNSVVLKPAPQTPLSAHVLGRLCLEAGIPDGVVNVLQGAGAAGAGLVTHPDVDKISFTGSVRTGKAIAASAAAQLKKVSLELGGKSPFIVFQDADLEAAAAGAMSAVWSNSGQVCTAGTRTLVHRSIYDSFVEAVVSRSKEIRVGSAFDDKTEMGPLISADQLAVVEEYVGIGVAEGASLVLGGSRGLGEGYFHEPTVFTEVRPDMRIAQEEIFGPVMSLFPFETEAEAYALANDVEFGLAAGVWTKDLDRAHRATRALHTGTVWVNSFQLADAGVPYGGVKQSGYGRVLGGEGLDDFLVTKSVWTAYDPVV, encoded by the coding sequence ATGACAGCCACCGACCAGCTCGCCGACTACGGCCTGAGCCAGGGCGCCCTCGACCTCCTCGACGGCGGCGTCGTCGGGCACGTGATCGACGGCGAGATCGGCCAGTCCGCCTCCGGCGAGACGATCCCCGTCTTCGACCCGTCCAGCGGCAAGCAGATCGCCGTGGCCGCCGACGGTGGCCAGGCCGAGGTGGACCGGGCCGTCGCCGCGGCCCGCCAGTCCTTCGACGACGGCCGGTGGCGCAACTTGACGGCCCAGCAGCGCGAGCAGAAGCTGCGCCGCCTGGCCGACCTGATCGACCAGAACCGCAGGACGCTCGGCGACCTCGACAGCCTCGACGCGGGCATCCTCCACGCCTATGCCGGCTTCATCGTCGACTTCGCGGTCGGTGGCGTGAACTACTACGCCGGCTGGCCGACCAAGCTGCGCGGCTCGGTGCCCGACGTGGCCAACGGCCTCAACGTCGTGGTCAGCCGCGAGCCCATCGGCGTCGTGGGCATCATCGTCCCCTGGAACGGCCCGAGCGCCGTCATCGCCTTCGTCGCCGCCGCGCTCGCCGCGGGCAACTCGGTGGTCCTCAAGCCCGCACCGCAGACACCGCTGTCGGCGCACGTGCTCGGCCGCCTGTGTCTCGAGGCCGGGATCCCCGACGGCGTCGTCAACGTGCTCCAGGGCGCCGGCGCCGCGGGTGCCGGACTGGTCACGCACCCCGACGTCGACAAGATCTCGTTCACCGGCTCGGTGCGCACCGGCAAGGCGATCGCCGCCTCCGCCGCGGCCCAGCTCAAGAAGGTCAGCCTCGAGCTCGGCGGCAAGAGCCCGTTCATCGTCTTCCAGGACGCCGACCTCGAGGCCGCCGCTGCCGGCGCGATGAGCGCAGTCTGGAGCAACTCCGGCCAGGTCTGCACCGCCGGCACGCGGACGTTGGTGCACCGCAGCATCTACGACTCGTTCGTGGAGGCCGTGGTCAGCCGGTCCAAGGAGATCCGCGTCGGGTCTGCGTTCGACGACAAGACGGAGATGGGCCCGCTGATCTCCGCCGACCAGCTCGCGGTGGTCGAGGAGTACGTCGGCATCGGGGTCGCGGAGGGGGCGTCCCTGGTGCTGGGCGGGTCGCGCGGCCTGGGGGAGGGCTACTTCCACGAGCCGACCGTCTTCACCGAGGTCCGCCCGGACATGCGCATCGCCCAGGAGGAGATCTTCGGCCCGGTCATGTCGCTGTTCCCGTTCGAGACCGAGGCCGAGGCCTACGCGCTCGCCAACGACGTCGAGTTCGGCCTCGCCGCCGGCGTCTGGACCAAGGACCTCGACCGGGCCCACCGGGCCACGCGGGCTCTCCACACCGGCACGGTGTGGGTCAACAGCTTCCAGCTCGCCGACGCCGGCGTGCCCTACGGCGGCGTCAAGCAGTCCGGCTACGGACGGGTGCTGGGCGGCGAGGGCCTCGACGACTTCCTCGTCACCAAGTCCGTCTGGACCGCCTACGACCCGGTCGTCTGA
- a CDS encoding SDR family NAD(P)-dependent oxidoreductase, which yields MKLEGKVAVVTGGTRGIGRGVTEAFLAEGATVVMAGRSEEKGKQALEELDAGDRAAFRSCDVRSREGVKALIDSTVEEFGRIDILVNNAGGSDGFAPIHELADEAWDKAMDLNVNSAFWATRAAVAHMLPQSFGRIINMSSVESKLGNKASVSHYITSKHALNGLTKATAFEYGTNGITCNALCPGAIETDLMTEVGPGYAAENGMTYEEYKNVYAAESAIKRLNTVEEVGAMAVLLASDVGGGITGALINIDGGTAPY from the coding sequence ATGAAGCTCGAGGGCAAGGTGGCCGTGGTCACGGGAGGCACCCGTGGGATCGGCCGGGGCGTGACCGAGGCGTTCCTCGCCGAGGGTGCGACGGTCGTGATGGCCGGCCGGTCGGAGGAGAAGGGCAAGCAGGCCCTCGAGGAGCTCGACGCCGGCGACCGTGCCGCGTTCCGCAGCTGCGACGTCCGTTCGCGCGAGGGTGTCAAGGCCCTCATCGACTCCACGGTCGAGGAGTTCGGCCGCATCGACATCCTGGTCAACAACGCCGGCGGCAGTGACGGCTTCGCGCCGATCCACGAGCTGGCCGACGAAGCCTGGGACAAGGCGATGGACCTCAACGTCAACTCGGCCTTCTGGGCCACCCGGGCCGCCGTGGCGCACATGCTCCCGCAGTCCTTCGGCCGCATCATCAACATGTCGTCGGTCGAGAGCAAGCTCGGCAACAAGGCCTCGGTGAGCCACTACATCACCAGCAAGCACGCCCTCAACGGCCTCACGAAGGCCACGGCGTTCGAGTACGGCACCAACGGGATCACGTGCAACGCGCTGTGCCCCGGGGCGATCGAGACCGACCTCATGACCGAGGTCGGCCCCGGCTACGCGGCCGAGAACGGGATGACCTACGAGGAGTACAAGAACGTCTACGCCGCCGAGTCGGCGATCAAGCGGCTGAACACGGTCGAGGAGGTCGGCGCGATGGCCGTCCTGCTCGCCAGTGACGTCGGCGGCGGGATCACCGGCGCCCTCATCAACATCGACGGCGGCACCGCGCCGTACTGA
- a CDS encoding SDR family NAD(P)-dependent oxidoreductase, with product MNALTDLTDLTGRTAVVTGASSGLGSRFAEVLADAGATVYAAARRLDRLEALAASPRTSGAIRPVACDVADPADCKALVARVLAETGRVDVLVNNAGASGPARVEDETEDDLERVLAINLRGPFLLAKHAGEAMCAAGSGSIVNVASILALVSAAPVGGVGYAASKGAVVAMTRELAGQWGRHGVRVNALVPGWFRTEMNDALFADETSARWVDRSTMLRRPGQVAELDGALLFLGSDASSYMTGQTLVVDGGWTAR from the coding sequence ATGAATGCCCTGACCGACCTGACCGACCTGACCGGCCGCACGGCCGTCGTGACCGGGGCCTCGTCGGGGCTCGGCAGCCGCTTCGCCGAGGTGCTCGCCGACGCGGGCGCGACGGTCTACGCCGCCGCGCGCCGCCTCGACCGCCTCGAGGCCCTCGCCGCCTCCCCGCGGACCTCGGGCGCGATCCGACCGGTCGCGTGCGACGTCGCCGACCCCGCCGACTGCAAGGCCCTCGTCGCTCGCGTGCTCGCCGAGACCGGGCGCGTGGACGTGCTGGTCAACAACGCCGGCGCGTCGGGACCGGCGCGCGTCGAGGACGAGACCGAGGACGACCTCGAGCGCGTCCTCGCGATCAACCTGCGCGGGCCGTTCCTCCTCGCCAAGCACGCCGGCGAGGCGATGTGCGCAGCGGGTTCCGGCTCGATCGTCAACGTGGCCTCGATCCTGGCGCTGGTCTCGGCCGCCCCCGTCGGCGGCGTCGGCTATGCCGCGTCCAAGGGTGCGGTCGTCGCGATGACCCGCGAGCTCGCCGGTCAGTGGGGCCGCCACGGCGTCCGGGTCAACGCGCTGGTCCCCGGGTGGTTCCGCACGGAGATGAACGACGCGCTCTTCGCCGACGAGACGAGCGCCCGCTGGGTCGATCGCAGCACTATGCTCCGACGTCCCGGACAGGTGGCCGAGCTCGACGGCGCACTGCTCTTCCTAGGATCGGACGCCTCGTCCTACATGACGGGCCAGACGCTCGTCGTCGATGGCGGCTGGACCGCCCGCTGA
- a CDS encoding ferredoxin, translating to MTDTTDTTTDTTEPDGPFRVVIDRDKCVGHGRCYSLAPEVYVDDEEGFSELADGDTPATPELRDKARLGAVTCPEGAISLVPL from the coding sequence ATGACGGATACGACGGACACGACGACCGACACGACCGAGCCGGACGGCCCCTTCCGCGTCGTCATCGACCGCGACAAGTGTGTCGGCCACGGTCGCTGCTACAGCCTGGCGCCGGAGGTGTACGTCGACGACGAGGAGGGCTTCAGCGAGCTCGCCGACGGCGACACGCCGGCGACCCCGGAGCTCAGGGACAAGGCTCGCCTCGGCGCGGTCACCTGCCCCGAGGGAGCCATCAGCCTGGTCCCGCTCTGA
- a CDS encoding nuclear transport factor 2 family protein, with protein sequence MDEATLQRLVDRLAIQDTMTTYAASIDEGDYATLRTVFADDATAVYDKDSDLLRGADEILAWLKDATADLDWQHHMISVYGVEIDGDEATALIYLLSHQTVVGAPHQTRMMTSKYRNRLRRVGDRWRISDLRLQVGWYEQRDFPQPVTDQASVDPSTTTNEEIPA encoded by the coding sequence ATGGACGAGGCAACCCTGCAGCGGCTGGTCGACCGGCTCGCCATCCAGGACACGATGACGACGTACGCCGCGTCGATCGACGAGGGCGACTACGCCACGCTGCGCACGGTCTTCGCCGACGACGCGACCGCCGTCTACGACAAGGACAGCGACCTGCTCCGAGGTGCCGACGAGATCCTGGCGTGGCTGAAGGACGCGACAGCCGACCTGGACTGGCAGCACCACATGATCTCGGTCTACGGCGTCGAGATCGACGGCGACGAGGCGACGGCGCTGATCTACCTGCTGTCGCACCAGACCGTCGTGGGCGCGCCCCACCAGACCCGCATGATGACCAGCAAGTACCGCAACCGGCTCCGGCGCGTCGGGGACCGCTGGCGGATCTCGGACCTCCGGCTCCAGGTCGGCTGGTACGAGCAGCGTGACTTCCCCCAACCAGTGACCGACCAAGCGTCGGTGGACCCGAGCACGACCACGAACGAGGAGATCCCAGCATGA
- a CDS encoding alpha/beta fold hydrolase: protein MPTVTRDDGAEIWWEATGPEGAPAVVLVMGLGYPAAMWWRQVPALADRCRVIVLDNRGAGRTGDVVGAPYSVPMMAADVLAVLDAAGERRAHVVGISMGGMIAQEVALAHPERVASVVLLATHPGAAHATFRPEATALLSSRASWTPQEAAEASIPFNYAATTPREAMEDDWAVRLPLATTPAGYLAQLAGTTPWTSLDRLSGLQPPALVVHGADDALIPVENGRLVARSIPGSELVVLADANHVLTTDQTAAVNALILDWVARHSA, encoded by the coding sequence ATGCCGACCGTGACCCGCGACGACGGAGCCGAGATCTGGTGGGAGGCGACGGGCCCCGAGGGGGCCCCGGCGGTGGTGCTCGTCATGGGGCTGGGCTACCCGGCGGCCATGTGGTGGCGCCAGGTGCCGGCCCTCGCCGACCGCTGCCGTGTCATCGTGCTGGACAACCGTGGGGCTGGCCGGACCGGCGACGTCGTCGGGGCGCCGTACTCCGTGCCGATGATGGCGGCCGACGTCCTCGCCGTGCTCGACGCCGCAGGGGAGCGCCGAGCGCACGTCGTGGGGATCTCCATGGGCGGGATGATCGCCCAGGAGGTCGCTCTCGCCCACCCCGAGAGGGTCGCCTCGGTCGTGCTGCTGGCCACCCACCCGGGTGCGGCCCACGCGACGTTCCGCCCGGAGGCGACCGCCCTGCTGTCGTCCCGCGCGAGCTGGACGCCGCAGGAGGCTGCCGAGGCGTCGATCCCCTTCAACTACGCCGCCACCACCCCGCGTGAGGCGATGGAGGACGACTGGGCCGTGCGCCTGCCCCTCGCGACGACGCCCGCGGGCTACCTCGCCCAGCTCGCGGGGACGACGCCCTGGACGTCCCTGGACCGGTTGTCCGGTCTGCAGCCGCCGGCGCTGGTGGTGCACGGTGCCGACGACGCGCTCATCCCGGTGGAGAACGGGCGGCTGGTGGCGCGCTCGATCCCTGGCTCCGAGCTCGTCGTGCTGGCGGACGCCAACCACGTCCTGACGACGGACCAGACGGCCGCGGTCAACGCGCTGATCCTCGACTGGGTTGCCCGGCACAGCGCCTAA
- a CDS encoding helix-turn-helix domain-containing protein, whose translation MVGDKDDWATLAPFLRAQRQMARLSLRALSQMTGVSDSYLSQVERGLHQPSPEVLKAMAGALGVSATTLYERMGWIEADEPEAREGVELAIERDPRLTEAKKAALLTMYRVLVADD comes from the coding sequence GTGGTGGGAGACAAGGACGACTGGGCCACGCTGGCGCCGTTCCTGCGTGCCCAGCGGCAGATGGCCCGGCTCTCGCTGCGTGCCCTGTCCCAGATGACCGGCGTGTCCGACAGCTACCTGAGCCAGGTCGAGCGGGGCCTCCACCAGCCCTCGCCCGAGGTGCTCAAGGCGATGGCCGGCGCCCTGGGCGTCTCCGCCACGACCCTCTACGAGCGCATGGGCTGGATCGAGGCCGACGAGCCGGAGGCCCGCGAAGGGGTCGAGCTGGCGATCGAGCGCGACCCTCGCCTGACCGAGGCCAAGAAGGCCGCGCTGCTCACGATGTACCGGGTCCTGGTCGCTGACGACTAG
- a CDS encoding quinone oxidoreductase family protein, translating to MKAAMFNTTGGPEVLRYDEIADPAVRPGGVLLEVRAIGIQGGDLINRREGQGLDRPHVVGYQASGVVREVGEGVTSVSPGQRVVAMMMKGSHAELASVTARKVWALPDTVSFEDAAALPVEFGTASDCLFEFGHLSPGETVLVQAGSGGVGLAAIQLAKAAGATVLTTSVAADGREERLLALGADHVVDYTQVDVVAEVLRLTDGRGADLVVDPIGGRTLEGSIAALAYRGRISWIGNAGRDVDPPKVWPLMEKNGALTAVFFAMEQSRQPQRTYDLIADLIARVGTGELKAVLDRSFALSDAAEAHRYVETGVAFGRVLMIP from the coding sequence ATGAAGGCAGCCATGTTCAACACGACCGGTGGACCCGAGGTCCTGCGCTACGACGAGATCGCGGACCCCGCCGTACGCCCTGGCGGCGTGCTCCTGGAGGTCCGCGCCATCGGCATCCAGGGCGGTGACCTGATCAACCGCCGCGAGGGCCAGGGGCTCGACCGCCCCCACGTCGTGGGCTACCAGGCCAGCGGCGTGGTGCGCGAGGTCGGCGAGGGCGTGACCTCGGTGAGTCCGGGCCAGCGCGTCGTGGCGATGATGATGAAGGGCTCGCACGCCGAGCTCGCCAGCGTCACCGCGCGCAAGGTCTGGGCCCTGCCCGACACGGTGTCGTTCGAGGACGCCGCCGCGCTGCCCGTGGAGTTCGGCACGGCCAGCGACTGCCTGTTCGAGTTCGGTCACCTCTCCCCGGGCGAGACCGTGCTGGTCCAGGCCGGCAGCGGCGGGGTCGGCCTGGCCGCCATCCAGCTCGCGAAGGCCGCCGGCGCGACCGTGCTCACCACCTCGGTCGCCGCCGACGGTCGGGAGGAGCGGCTGCTCGCCCTCGGGGCCGACCACGTCGTCGACTACACCCAGGTCGACGTGGTCGCCGAGGTGCTCCGCCTGACCGACGGCAGGGGCGCCGACCTGGTCGTCGACCCGATCGGTGGCCGCACGCTCGAGGGCAGCATCGCCGCGCTCGCCTACCGCGGCCGGATCAGCTGGATCGGCAACGCCGGCCGCGACGTCGACCCGCCCAAGGTGTGGCCGCTGATGGAGAAGAACGGCGCCCTCACGGCGGTCTTCTTCGCCATGGAGCAGTCGCGCCAGCCCCAGCGCACCTACGACCTGATCGCCGACCTCATCGCTCGGGTCGGCACCGGCGAGCTGAAGGCCGTGCTCGACCGCAGCTTCGCGCTGTCCGATGCCGCCGAGGCGCACCGCTACGTCGAGACGGGCGTCGCGTTCGGTCGCGTCCTCATGATCCCCTGA
- a CDS encoding cytochrome P450 codes for MTTTPDGEVTTTSEETARGCPVIDFDFTVERPALEYFTFLDGLREEAPIAWNTYGGGFWMLNRNALVGEAFQTPEVFSSSATVPTLPNPDYHFIPTMENGAEHRKYRAVLNPQFSPKVVATLEPSIRRDCIDLIESLVEKGSVDLVADFAMVFPTKVFLQIVDLPAEDTDTFVTWVEDVFAGLGNAAKAEGMAAAMEGIRVYFTTFMEEWRANPGDPETSFFGRLLNSNIGDRPIRDDEFLNMSLVLLLAGLDTVKSQMGYMFYHLATHPEDRQRIIDEPEIAANAVEEFLRANAIVMDGRKLAQDVDFHGCPMKKDDMVMLTLAAASRDTTEFDHADQIDFDRKAVTHFSFGSGPHRCLGSHLARLELRVVLEEWHKRIPHYRLDPAVAREDIVESGPQLGLSSLPLVWEV; via the coding sequence ATGACCACCACACCTGACGGCGAGGTCACGACGACCTCCGAGGAGACCGCCCGGGGCTGCCCGGTCATCGACTTCGACTTCACCGTGGAGCGTCCCGCCCTGGAGTACTTCACCTTCCTCGACGGACTGCGCGAGGAGGCCCCGATCGCCTGGAACACCTACGGCGGTGGCTTCTGGATGCTCAACCGCAACGCGCTGGTCGGCGAGGCCTTCCAGACTCCCGAGGTCTTCAGCAGCTCGGCGACGGTCCCCACCCTCCCGAACCCCGACTACCACTTCATCCCGACCATGGAGAACGGCGCGGAGCACCGGAAGTACCGCGCGGTGCTCAACCCGCAGTTCTCGCCCAAGGTGGTCGCGACGCTCGAGCCGTCCATCCGTCGTGACTGCATCGACCTGATCGAGTCCCTGGTCGAGAAGGGCTCGGTCGACCTCGTGGCGGACTTCGCGATGGTCTTCCCGACCAAGGTCTTCCTGCAGATCGTGGACCTGCCCGCCGAGGACACCGACACCTTCGTCACGTGGGTCGAGGACGTGTTCGCCGGCCTGGGCAACGCGGCGAAGGCCGAGGGCATGGCTGCGGCCATGGAGGGGATCCGGGTCTACTTCACCACCTTCATGGAGGAGTGGCGGGCCAACCCGGGCGACCCGGAGACGAGCTTCTTCGGGCGCCTGCTGAACTCCAACATCGGCGACCGTCCGATCCGGGACGACGAGTTCCTCAACATGTCGCTGGTGCTGCTGCTGGCCGGCCTGGACACGGTGAAGAGCCAGATGGGCTACATGTTCTACCACCTGGCGACGCACCCGGAGGACCGCCAGCGGATCATCGACGAGCCGGAGATCGCCGCCAACGCCGTCGAGGAGTTCCTGCGGGCGAACGCGATCGTGATGGACGGTCGCAAGCTCGCCCAGGACGTCGACTTCCACGGCTGCCCGATGAAGAAGGACGACATGGTCATGCTCACGCTGGCCGCGGCGTCACGCGACACCACGGAGTTCGACCACGCCGACCAGATCGACTTCGACCGCAAGGCGGTCACCCACTTCTCGTTCGGCAGTGGACCCCACCGCTGCCTCGGGTCCCACCTGGCCCGGCTGGAGCTCAGGGTCGTGCTGGAGGAGTGGCACAAGCGCATCCCGCACTACCGGCTCGACCCGGCCGTGGCGCGGGAGGACATCGTCGAGAGCGGACCGCAGCTCGGGCTGAGCTCGCTGCCGCTGGTGTGGGAGGTCTGA
- a CDS encoding Re/Si-specific NAD(P)(+) transhydrogenase subunit alpha yields MLIGVLLEARPGETRVAATPTTVARLLKLGYDVVVEPGAGAAASFTDEAYAEAGASIGSTSEADIVLGVNAPTSAQLDAVKPGATVVAILSPALNPDLVEDLARRPITALAMDAVPRISRAQSLDVLSSMANIAGYRAVIEAAHAFGRFFTGQVTAAGKVPPAKVLVVGAGVAGLAAIGAAGSLGAIVRATDPRPEVADQVRSLGGEYLSIESPEVEVSATGYAKEMGEDYKAREAELYADQAADVDIVITTALIPGRPAPRIITAEMVASMKPGSVIVDMAAQNGGNVEGTVKDQAVVTDNGVTIIGYTDLAGRLPTQASQLYGTNLVNLLTLMTPGVDGVKDGRLVLDLDDVVQRGITVVRHHDGVTESTWPPPPVQVSAAPATTAPTAPAQESKARTKLTPAGRMATVFTAAAVLFALIASSPAALQVHLTVFALAIVIGYYVIGHVHHALHTPLMSVTNAISGIIVVGALLQIGQDDNVITVLSFVAILLASINVFGGFAVTRRMLAMFSRS; encoded by the coding sequence ATGCTCATCGGAGTCCTCCTGGAGGCACGCCCAGGCGAGACGCGTGTCGCGGCCACGCCCACGACGGTCGCCCGGCTGCTCAAGCTCGGGTACGACGTCGTGGTCGAGCCCGGTGCCGGCGCGGCCGCGAGCTTCACCGACGAGGCGTACGCCGAGGCCGGCGCGAGCATCGGGTCGACGTCGGAGGCCGACATCGTCCTCGGGGTCAACGCACCGACGTCCGCACAGCTCGACGCGGTGAAGCCGGGCGCGACGGTGGTCGCGATCCTCTCCCCTGCGCTGAACCCCGACCTGGTCGAGGACCTCGCCCGGCGACCCATCACGGCACTCGCCATGGACGCCGTCCCCCGCATCTCGCGGGCGCAGTCGCTCGACGTGCTGTCCTCGATGGCCAACATCGCGGGCTACCGCGCCGTCATCGAGGCCGCCCACGCCTTCGGCCGCTTCTTCACCGGCCAGGTCACCGCCGCGGGCAAGGTGCCGCCGGCCAAGGTCCTCGTCGTGGGCGCTGGTGTCGCCGGGCTCGCCGCGATCGGCGCCGCCGGGTCGCTCGGTGCGATCGTCCGCGCGACCGACCCCCGACCGGAGGTGGCCGACCAGGTGAGGTCGCTGGGCGGGGAGTACCTCTCCATCGAGTCGCCCGAGGTCGAGGTCTCCGCGACCGGCTACGCCAAGGAGATGGGCGAGGACTACAAGGCGCGTGAGGCCGAGCTCTACGCCGACCAGGCCGCCGACGTCGACATCGTCATCACCACCGCGCTCATCCCGGGCCGCCCGGCGCCGCGGATCATCACCGCCGAGATGGTCGCCTCCATGAAGCCCGGCAGCGTCATCGTCGACATGGCCGCCCAGAACGGCGGCAACGTCGAGGGCACGGTCAAGGACCAGGCCGTCGTGACCGACAACGGCGTCACGATCATCGGCTACACCGACCTCGCCGGTCGCCTGCCCACGCAGGCCTCCCAGCTCTACGGCACCAACCTGGTCAACCTGCTCACGCTGATGACGCCCGGCGTCGACGGGGTGAAGGACGGCCGGCTGGTCCTGGACCTCGACGACGTCGTCCAGCGCGGCATCACCGTCGTGCGGCACCACGACGGGGTCACCGAGAGCACCTGGCCCCCACCACCGGTGCAGGTCTCCGCCGCGCCCGCCACCACGGCCCCGACCGCTCCCGCGCAGGAGTCGAAGGCGAGGACGAAGCTGACTCCAGCAGGCCGCATGGCGACCGTGTTCACCGCAGCCGCGGTGCTGTTCGCCCTGATCGCGAGCAGCCCGGCCGCCCTGCAGGTGCACCTCACCGTCTTCGCCCTGGCGATCGTGATCGGCTACTACGTCATCGGGCACGTGCACCACGCCCTCCACACGCCGCTGATGTCGGTGACCAACGCGATCTCCGGGATCATCGTGGTCGGGGCACTGCTGCAGATCGGGCAGGACGACAACGTCATCACCGTGCTGTCGTTCGTGGCCATTCTCCTGGCCTCCATCAACGTCTTCGGCGGCTTCGCGGTGACCCGCCGCATGCTCGCCATGTTCTCCAGGTCCTGA